The following coding sequences lie in one Gadus macrocephalus chromosome 1, ASM3116895v1 genomic window:
- the arf3a gene encoding ADP-ribosylation factor 3a: MGNIFSNLLKSLIGKKEMRILMVGLDAAGKTTILYKLKLGEIVTTIPTIGFNVETVEYKNISFTVWDVGGQDKIRPLWRHYFQNTQGLIFVVDSNDRERVNEAREELMRMLAEDELRDAVLLIFANKQDLPNAMNAAEITDKLGLHSLRHRNWYIQATCATSGDGLYEGLDWLANQLKNKK; the protein is encoded by the exons atgggaaacaTCTTTAGTAATCTGCTGAAGAGCCTGATCGGCAAAAAGGAGATGAGGATCCTCATGGTGGGGCTTGACGCCGCGGGGAAGACCACCATCCTGTACAAGCTGAAGCTGGGCGAGATCGTCACCACCATCCCCACTATCG GGTTCAACGTGGAGACGGTGGAGTACAAGAACATCAGCTTCACCGTGTGGGACGTGGGCGGCCAGGACAAGATCCGCCCGCTGTGGCGACACTACTTCCAGAACACCCAAG GGCTGATCTTCGTGGTGGACAGCAACGACCGCGAGCGCGTCAACGAGGCTCGAGAGGAGCTGATGAGGATGCTGGCAGAGGATGAGCTGCGCGATGCCGTTCTTCTGATCTTCGCCAACAAGCAG GACCTGCCCAATGCCATGAACGCGGCAGAGATCACAGACAAGCTGGGCCTGCACTCGCTACGCCACCGAAACTGGTACATCCAGGCCACCTGCGCCACCAGCGGAGACGGCCTCTACGAGGGCCTCGATTGGCTGGCCAATCAGCTGAAGAACAAGAAGTGA